TGCAGGTGGCGAGCGTCACCTCTCCTCCCGATCCCGGCACCTTGGTGATCTCGATCCCGCCGTCCTCGTCCACGATGCCGATCGGAAAGCCGAGGCGGGCGAGGCCCGCCACGTCCTTCACCCCCGGATCGGCGAAGTAGCCGCCAGTGACCTGGCCGGCGCATTCGAGGAGGTGGCCGGCGAGCGTGCCGCGGCCGAGCCGGTCCCAGTCGTCCATCCGCCAGCCGAAGGCGTGGATGAGGGGTGCGAGGAACAGCGCCGGATCGCCGACCCGGCCGGTGATGACGACGTCGGCGCCCCGGGCCAGCGCCTCGGCGATGGGACCGGCGCCGAGATAGGCGTTGGCCGAGATCACCCGGTTGCCGAGGTCGCGCACCCGGCCCCCGGTCTCGAGGATCCCGTAGTCGCCGGCCCCGAGCACCTCCAGCACGTCGTCGCCGGTCACCGCCGCCACCTTGAGGCCGGCGAGCCCGAGGTCGCGGGCGATCGCCCGGGTCCGCTCCGCGGCGGCGAGCGGGTTCGCCGCGCCCATGTTGGTGACGATGCGGGTGCCGTTCCTCCGGCACGGCGCCAGCACCGCCCGCATTCGGGCCTCCAGCAGCGGGTCGTAGCCCGCGGCCGGGTCGCGCAGGCGGGCCTGCTGGGCGAGCGCGATGGTGCGCTCGGCCAGGCACTCGAAGACGAGGTAGTCGAGGGCGCCGTGCTCGGCGAGCTCGAGGGCGGGCTCGATCCGGTCGCCGGCATAGCCGGCCCCGGCGCCCAGTCGGACGGACGTCATGTGTCTTCTCCTCACGTCAGAGCGGGAAGACCCCGAAGGCGACGGCCGCGAAGGTCATCACCACGGAAGCCGCGAGCAGGAACGGGAAGGTGAACTTCTGGTGGTCGGCGAGGTCGATGCCGCACAGGCCGCAGACCAGGAAGGTCGCCGGCGTCAGCGGGCTCACCGGGAACCCGGTCGTCATCTGGCCGAGCAGGGCGCCCTGCGCCACCTGGAGCGGCGGCACGCCGAGCTGGTGGGCGACCTCGGCCACCACCGGCAGCACGCCGAAGTAGAACGAATCCGGGTCGAACAGCATGCTGAGCGGCATCGAGACGAGGCCGAGGGCGAAGGGGATGTGCGGGGCAAGTCCCGGCGGCACGAAGGCCACCGCCCCTTGCGCCATCGCCTTCAGCATGCCGGTGCCCTGCATGATACCGGTGAACACGCCCGCCGCGAGCAGGATCGACGCCATCAGGATCGCCGCCTTGGCGTGGGCGTCGATGCGCTGGCGCTGCGCGTCGACGCTCGGGTAGTTGATGATCAGGGCCAGAGCCGTGCCGAGCATGAACATCAGTGCCGGCGGGATCTTTTCGGCCATCAGCACCATCGTGCCGAGCACCGCGACGGTCAGCACCAGGTTCGGCCAGAACCGGTCCGGGCGGCGCAACGCCCGCTCCGCGTCGCTCAAGGAGCGCGCCCCGGCGACGATCGCCTCGCCGCCACCGGCGCCCGCGCGCTTCAGCCGGCGCTCCTCGCGCAGGCCCAGCCAGTACGAGACCGCGAAGATGAAGGCGAGGCCCACCGCCTGCACCGGGACGAGCGGCGTGAAGATGTCGGGGATCGGCAGTTTCAGCGCCGCGGAGGCCCGGATCATCGGCCCGGTCCAGGGCAGGAAGTTGACGCCCGCCGCGAGCGAGGCCGCGCAGGCGAGGATGCGCCGGTCGATGCCGACCCGGTCGTAGAGCGGCAGCATCGCGGGAATCGTGATCAGGAAGGTCACCGCGCCCGAGCCGTCGAGGTGGATCAGGAGCGCGAGCAAGGTCGTGCCGGGCACGATCCGGCTCGGCCGCGTGCCGACGGTGGCGAGGATCCGGTCGATGATCGGGTCGAGGAGGCCGGCATCGCTGACGATCCCGAAGAACAGGATCGCGAACACGAACATGCCGACGACCGGCGCCAGGCTCTGGATGCCGGAGAGCACGAACTTGCCGGTGTCGAGCCCGAAGCCGCCGACGAGGGCGGCGGCGACCGGGATTACGATCAGCGCCACGAGCGGCGACAGGCGCTTCGTCAGAATGCAGGCGAGCAGCAGCGCGATGGTGCACAGGCCGAGCAGGGCCAGCATCGCTTCCTCCCAGGGTTTCCGGCGCTCGGGATCGTGGCGCCGTTGATGACCGGGAAATCACAACCCAGGGTCGGCGATCCGGCAATTGAAAAGATCCGATCGACGCCATAGCGTTTCGTTATGGATCTCAACCTGCGCCACGTCCGCGCCTTCGTGTCGGTCGCCCACCTGCGCAGCTTCACCCGGGCCGCGGCGCTGCTGAACCTGTCGCAGCCGGCGCTGACCGTGCAGATCCGCCGCCTGGAGGAGGCGCTGGCGGTGCGGCTCCTCGACCGCAACAGCCGCAGCGTCGAGCCGACCCGGGTCGGGCGCGAGTTGCTGCCGGTGT
The sequence above is drawn from the Methylobacterium terrae genome and encodes:
- a CDS encoding acyclic terpene utilization AtuA family protein, translating into MTSVRLGAGAGYAGDRIEPALELAEHGALDYLVFECLAERTIALAQQARLRDPAAGYDPLLEARMRAVLAPCRRNGTRIVTNMGAANPLAAAERTRAIARDLGLAGLKVAAVTGDDVLEVLGAGDYGILETGGRVRDLGNRVISANAYLGAGPIAEALARGADVVITGRVGDPALFLAPLIHAFGWRMDDWDRLGRGTLAGHLLECAGQVTGGYFADPGVKDVAGLARLGFPIGIVDEDGGIEITKVPGSGGEVTLATCKEQLLYEVHDPARYLQPDVVADFSHVTIEALGPDRVRVTGGRGLPATGLLKVSVGLIDSYIGEGQISYAGPGAAARGRLALDIVRERLDLTGVRASELRFDLIGVDALHGPGLAGEAEPYEVRIRVAGRCDSLGEAARIGNEVETLYTNGPAGGGGAWKSAREVVGVLSVLVPSALARPSVRMFEA
- a CDS encoding CitMHS family transporter, giving the protein MLALLGLCTIALLLACILTKRLSPLVALIVIPVAAALVGGFGLDTGKFVLSGIQSLAPVVGMFVFAILFFGIVSDAGLLDPIIDRILATVGTRPSRIVPGTTLLALLIHLDGSGAVTFLITIPAMLPLYDRVGIDRRILACAASLAAGVNFLPWTGPMIRASAALKLPIPDIFTPLVPVQAVGLAFIFAVSYWLGLREERRLKRAGAGGGEAIVAGARSLSDAERALRRPDRFWPNLVLTVAVLGTMVLMAEKIPPALMFMLGTALALIINYPSVDAQRQRIDAHAKAAILMASILLAAGVFTGIMQGTGMLKAMAQGAVAFVPPGLAPHIPFALGLVSMPLSMLFDPDSFYFGVLPVVAEVAHQLGVPPLQVAQGALLGQMTTGFPVSPLTPATFLVCGLCGIDLADHQKFTFPFLLAASVVMTFAAVAFGVFPL